A region of Deinococcus multiflagellatus DNA encodes the following proteins:
- a CDS encoding replication protein has protein sequence MEPSEDTHIVSARKTVGFELPNYTQSPNVLFDDLLPVMSNAELRVTLVLIRLTFGWHRERSDKMSNKEIAKLAGISPNSAKTGISEGMRRGTIKRYKAKDELNREVFRYGLRLATGISTEEFVRERKTPVSLAPDDVQPGSRSQILATSKFARMTRPYSQILAICPVTSYGQILATSYKEQRNILVKRKKEEGNAAGERTSRPPQHVSLPVEDEQGKDTSGVEGEPRPPTALTAPSGEAAGGDMGSPAEDLEKVPAAGGAADPVVSWDPAETDSLIDDYMNGRWLQPWTPRGSAQQNRPMVQEVTKDGFRRTWVAEYLSPDQVEAIADEVRAYRDGLMAKAPDPSVRVYTFQHYLNQTLQERVTAIRLLRRQVEDAQPQGAVAAPPVADLAPPEPDLEGPPPVPFNPHATGAQWYRRTDGAPVTIAEVRMVRVGKGERQRFVMSDDPKQLLDVLQITTRYSLTPLESTGS, from the coding sequence GTGGAACCGTCCGAGGACACCCACATCGTGAGCGCCAGAAAAACGGTCGGCTTCGAGCTGCCGAACTATACGCAGAGTCCGAACGTGCTGTTCGACGACCTGCTGCCAGTCATGAGCAATGCCGAACTTCGGGTGACCTTGGTACTGATCCGGCTCACCTTCGGCTGGCACCGTGAACGATCGGACAAGATGAGCAACAAGGAAATCGCCAAGCTGGCCGGCATCAGTCCCAACAGTGCAAAGACCGGGATCAGCGAAGGCATGCGGCGCGGCACCATCAAGCGTTACAAAGCCAAGGATGAACTCAATCGGGAGGTGTTCCGATACGGGTTGCGCCTGGCGACCGGCATCAGCACCGAGGAGTTCGTGCGCGAACGAAAAACACCAGTTTCTCTCGCGCCAGACGACGTGCAACCGGGTTCACGTAGCCAAATTTTGGCCACGTCAAAATTTGCCCGCATGACCCGGCCGTATAGCCAAATTTTGGCCATATGCCCCGTGACTTCATATGGCCAAATTTTGGCCACGTCTTATAAGGAACAAAGAAACATCCTTGTTAAAAGAAAAAAAGAAGAGGGAAACGCTGCTGGCGAGCGGACTTCCAGACCACCGCAACACGTCTCTCTTCCCGTGGAGGATGAGCAGGGCAAAGACACCTCTGGCGTGGAAGGCGAACCCCGGCCCCCCACGGCCCTCACAGCCCCGTCAGGCGAAGCGGCAGGTGGGGACATGGGAAGTCCAGCCGAGGACCTTGAAAAGGTTCCGGCGGCGGGCGGCGCGGCTGACCCGGTGGTCAGTTGGGACCCGGCTGAGACGGACAGCCTGATCGACGATTACATGAACGGCCGCTGGCTCCAGCCCTGGACACCCCGGGGCAGCGCCCAACAGAACCGGCCCATGGTGCAGGAGGTCACCAAAGACGGCTTCCGGCGCACCTGGGTGGCGGAATACCTCAGCCCCGATCAGGTGGAAGCCATCGCGGACGAGGTACGGGCCTACCGCGACGGTCTCATGGCCAAAGCGCCTGACCCAAGCGTGCGCGTGTACACCTTCCAGCACTACCTGAATCAGACCCTGCAGGAGCGCGTGACCGCCATCCGCCTGCTGCGGCGCCAGGTGGAAGATGCGCAGCCTCAGGGGGCTGTGGCGGCCCCGCCAGTGGCGGATCTCGCTCCACCTGAGCCGGACCTCGAGGGCCCGCCGCCTGTGCCCTTCAACCCGCATGCGACCGGCGCGCAGTGGTACCGCCGCACTGACGGCGCACCTGTCACGATCGCCGAGGTCCGGATGGTCAGGGTCGGCAAGGGTGAGCGGCAACGGTTTGTCATGAGCGATGACCCGAAACAGTTGCTGGACGTCCTGCAAATCACCACCCGGTACAGCCTCACCCCGTTGGAAAGCACAGGGAGCTGA
- a CDS encoding ParB/RepB/Spo0J family partition protein yields the protein MTAELPSLPQRGDLVVMHYPHSVGLTEVTSVETDLERVKQIRIAYRRDGEPYVYGRNYNAGGVGHGGALSLAVPLAGRSIPSITDAQGRTWTLGQKVQVHTTNKQTFEAPGVHDAVVVGLLPVEQEYGRHWPDLTFRPDLVELWIAPRTRHGSFVCRTVSTSALLDATPTEPPVPPTQPLEVAMPVPTPAKPARRKAATSQIPALASPPTVATLPPATLPAGLVPQLAERHYVLVSHEEQTVWGAIGTLAGDVATVLLHGTGHIKVPVEYCTPTALPPRAPLALGDEVLLALRPGLWRVTAQELDVFSCERVDAPGETAHTPLPGVLVVRRAALPEMCKDLALPAEVGEPQLVQVKPEAVARAAERRAEEARQAAEAPAPAEPKPVPADGWVRTTPGGGRPHWREGGTLLCRPGTHSDTPLLGTSMGDASWFGQACAKCRAAIRARGQAPGAQVAPEGPAETPPVAVAAEPLPSTGLPVEEDMPFPVPEEALDAALAAPQASSPATGWMFPNGSHLAHWGDGQSTLCGRYIPKGGAPVVGSDPTDFKGRRCAKCDKARERQDAEAFAAEVAQTYRVRAQFPDGTTGEGTVPSGKPHGRGADQKYNVARDLDGKRFDLPREVLTVAPHLAVGDRVWFSGSPKDAPVEITGFYTEEDKPHAARVRHDDGKVGGGHVGNMLRFVVTAAPEAAPAPTLLNGWMRKFGGGKVHWRQDGELLCGLPDDPAQPVINDDRTDEALLADACRTCRGRAKKLPVDGPQAAPDPVQATSEAPAEAPARFPVPEIAPLRTGLQELPWNQIVNSTLNPRKHFDLDRLRELAISIYRNGLRQNIQLRPHPTRPGFFEIAAGERRWRAIGLLVKGLEVGEGEARETLSVPPSYLVAARVDELSDRELVAQAMTENVERNDMSPLETANGYAALEDQGYTVEQIAQLFGKTPRTVQRMIDISRHLTGPARQMFDDRRLPIAAAEVLALASPAVQESVYKSHLKHGQVGVADVKKAALGHLFLVKHAKFPLDWYAGKVRDADLFGDFPAYFMDFDEALRCQLKHATALAEQDVRDGAAFADVDARAEQLTWNYDRGVAGATGVFYWINNRTGELTRFTNLRRAEYSKKDIALRLDAPQPVPVHETPVAAAPSSIPAPVAGQAPAPAGERVATPIPAAPVDAEPEYPDDDEAAEIFEARVLAEMAASRVLAERLMILSVLEQGYIRATSDGLRLAFVEVVRQLDGLLTLRGGDVLAVSAEIKEAMVLPQLLPALASLSDELHQALLHAACMEMVTESEIFSGRDYVRTTGRGGLPAWQLDADYLQACNDEAVAEIWDDADLGTRDDTTPGYLRSILLEEAPRLAAAGFLPRSLRGA from the coding sequence GTGACCGCTGAACTGCCGAGCCTGCCCCAGCGTGGCGACCTGGTCGTGATGCACTACCCGCACAGCGTGGGCCTGACGGAGGTCACGTCTGTCGAGACCGACCTGGAACGGGTCAAGCAGATCCGGATTGCCTACCGGCGCGACGGCGAGCCCTACGTGTACGGCCGGAACTACAACGCAGGCGGCGTGGGCCACGGCGGCGCGCTGAGCCTGGCCGTGCCCCTGGCGGGCCGCTCCATTCCCAGCATCACGGATGCCCAGGGCCGCACCTGGACGCTGGGCCAGAAGGTCCAGGTCCACACGACCAACAAGCAGACCTTTGAGGCGCCCGGCGTGCATGACGCAGTCGTGGTTGGCCTGTTGCCGGTCGAACAGGAATACGGCCGCCACTGGCCAGACCTGACGTTCCGCCCGGATCTGGTCGAGCTGTGGATCGCGCCCCGCACCCGCCACGGCAGCTTCGTCTGCCGGACCGTGTCCACCAGCGCGCTGCTGGACGCTACGCCCACCGAGCCACCCGTGCCCCCGACCCAACCGCTGGAGGTTGCCATGCCCGTACCCACCCCTGCCAAGCCCGCGCGCCGGAAGGCTGCCACGTCCCAGATCCCGGCTCTGGCCTCACCCCCCACGGTGGCCACGCTGCCCCCAGCCACCCTGCCGGCTGGACTAGTGCCGCAGCTGGCCGAGCGGCATTACGTGCTGGTCTCCCATGAAGAACAGACCGTCTGGGGCGCCATCGGCACGCTGGCGGGCGACGTGGCGACGGTGCTGCTGCACGGCACCGGGCATATCAAAGTGCCGGTCGAATACTGCACGCCCACTGCACTGCCACCCCGGGCCCCCCTCGCCCTGGGCGACGAGGTGCTGCTCGCGCTGCGGCCTGGGCTCTGGCGCGTCACTGCCCAAGAGCTGGACGTGTTCTCCTGCGAGCGCGTCGACGCACCCGGGGAGACCGCACACACCCCCTTGCCGGGCGTGCTGGTGGTGCGCCGCGCGGCCCTGCCGGAGATGTGCAAGGATCTCGCGCTGCCGGCGGAGGTGGGGGAGCCGCAGCTCGTGCAGGTCAAGCCGGAAGCGGTGGCCCGTGCCGCCGAGCGGCGGGCGGAGGAGGCCCGGCAGGCCGCTGAGGCGCCGGCACCCGCCGAGCCAAAGCCGGTGCCGGCAGACGGGTGGGTGCGGACCACCCCAGGTGGCGGCCGGCCGCACTGGCGGGAGGGCGGCACGCTGCTGTGCCGCCCAGGCACCCACTCGGACACCCCGCTCTTGGGAACGAGCATGGGGGATGCCAGCTGGTTCGGGCAGGCCTGCGCCAAATGCCGGGCCGCGATCCGTGCTCGGGGACAGGCCCCTGGCGCCCAGGTCGCGCCGGAGGGGCCTGCCGAAACACCACCCGTCGCGGTGGCCGCAGAGCCCCTGCCAAGCACCGGGCTGCCGGTGGAAGAGGACATGCCCTTCCCCGTGCCGGAAGAGGCCCTGGACGCGGCCCTGGCGGCCCCTCAGGCCAGTAGCCCAGCGACCGGCTGGATGTTCCCCAATGGCAGCCATCTCGCCCACTGGGGCGATGGCCAGTCCACCCTGTGCGGCCGGTACATCCCGAAGGGCGGCGCCCCCGTCGTGGGCAGCGACCCGACCGACTTCAAGGGGCGGCGCTGCGCGAAGTGCGACAAGGCGCGCGAACGTCAGGACGCCGAGGCCTTTGCTGCCGAAGTAGCACAGACCTACCGCGTGCGGGCCCAGTTCCCGGACGGCACCACCGGCGAAGGCACCGTCCCCAGCGGAAAGCCGCATGGGCGCGGCGCAGACCAGAAATACAACGTGGCCCGGGATCTGGACGGCAAGCGGTTTGATCTGCCCCGCGAGGTCCTGACCGTCGCGCCCCACCTCGCCGTCGGCGACCGGGTCTGGTTCTCGGGCTCCCCCAAGGACGCGCCGGTTGAAATCACGGGCTTTTACACCGAGGAGGACAAGCCCCACGCGGCCAGGGTGCGCCATGACGACGGGAAAGTGGGCGGCGGGCACGTCGGCAACATGCTGCGCTTCGTGGTCACCGCCGCGCCAGAAGCAGCCCCAGCGCCCACGCTGCTGAACGGCTGGATGCGGAAGTTCGGCGGCGGCAAGGTCCACTGGCGCCAGGACGGTGAGCTGCTGTGTGGGCTGCCAGATGACCCAGCGCAGCCCGTGATCAACGACGACCGCACTGACGAGGCGCTGCTGGCGGACGCCTGCCGCACCTGCCGTGGCCGAGCGAAGAAGTTACCTGTGGACGGCCCGCAGGCGGCGCCTGACCCGGTCCAGGCCACCAGTGAAGCACCGGCCGAAGCGCCCGCCCGGTTCCCCGTCCCGGAGATTGCGCCGCTGCGCACGGGCCTGCAGGAGCTGCCCTGGAACCAGATCGTCAACAGCACCCTCAACCCCCGCAAGCACTTCGACCTGGACCGCCTCAGGGAGCTGGCGATCAGCATCTACCGCAACGGCCTGCGCCAGAACATTCAGCTGCGCCCGCACCCCACCCGTCCGGGCTTTTTCGAGATCGCGGCGGGTGAGCGGCGCTGGCGGGCCATTGGCCTGCTGGTCAAGGGCCTGGAGGTGGGGGAGGGCGAGGCCCGCGAGACGCTGAGCGTGCCGCCCAGTTACCTTGTGGCCGCGCGGGTGGACGAGCTGTCTGACCGTGAGCTGGTCGCCCAGGCCATGACGGAGAACGTCGAACGCAACGACATGTCGCCGCTGGAGACCGCCAACGGGTACGCCGCCCTGGAAGATCAGGGCTACACCGTGGAGCAGATCGCCCAGCTGTTCGGGAAGACCCCGCGCACGGTGCAGCGGATGATCGACATTTCCCGGCACCTCACCGGGCCGGCCCGCCAGATGTTCGACGATCGCCGGCTGCCCATCGCTGCAGCTGAGGTGTTGGCCCTGGCCTCGCCCGCCGTGCAGGAGAGCGTGTACAAGAGCCACCTGAAGCACGGGCAGGTCGGCGTGGCCGACGTGAAGAAGGCGGCGCTGGGGCATCTGTTCCTGGTGAAGCACGCAAAGTTCCCGCTGGACTGGTATGCGGGCAAGGTGCGGGACGCGGACCTGTTCGGCGATTTCCCGGCCTACTTCATGGACTTTGACGAGGCGCTGCGCTGCCAGCTCAAGCACGCGACGGCCCTGGCGGAACAGGACGTGCGGGACGGCGCCGCGTTTGCCGATGTCGATGCCCGTGCCGAGCAGCTGACCTGGAATTACGACCGGGGCGTGGCGGGGGCCACGGGGGTGTTTTACTGGATCAACAACCGCACGGGAGAACTGACCCGCTTCACGAACCTGCGGCGCGCCGAGTACAGCAAGAAAGACATTGCCCTCCGGCTGGACGCGCCGCAGCCCGTGCCCGTGCACGAGACGCCGGTGGCCGCTGCCCCTTCGTCCATACCAGCGCCGGTCGCCGGGCAGGCCCCTGCACCAGCGGGCGAGCGCGTGGCCACGCCCATACCTGCGGCCCCTGTCGACGCTGAGCCGGAATACCCGGATGACGACGAAGCTGCGGAGATCTTCGAAGCACGGGTCCTGGCTGAGATGGCCGCGTCCCGGGTGCTGGCCGAGCGGCTGATGATCCTGAGCGTGCTGGAGCAGGGCTACATCCGGGCGACCAGTGACGGGCTGCGCCTGGCGTTTGTGGAAGTGGTGCGCCAGCTGGACGGCCTGTTGACGCTCCGGGGCGGCGACGTGCTCGCCGTCAGCGCGGAGATCAAGGAAGCCATGGTGCTGCCTCAACTGCTGCCCGCGCTGGCCAGCCTCTCAGACGAGCTGCACCAGGCCCTGCTGCACGCGGCCTGCATGGAGATGGTCACGGAGAGCGAGATCTTCTCCGGCCGCGATTACGTGCGCACCACGGGCCGTGGGGGGTTGCCGGCGTGGCAGCTGGACGCGGACTACCTGCAGGCCTGCAACGACGAGGCGGTGGCGGAGATCTGGGACGACGCGGATCTGGGCACCCGGGACGACACCACACCCGGATACCTGCGCAGCATCCTGCTGGAGGAAGCGCCCCGCCTCGCGGCCGCTGGGTTCCTCCCCCGCTCGCTGAGGGGGGCGTGA
- a CDS encoding class I SAM-dependent methyltransferase produces MTTATLNPYLEEFLKFQELQREPGIQRAPPPLDHLHARCEASPSARSALTRYKAFMSGNTPFLAATLAREVLVRLYSWAVPDDAALITIAAQGPVVEIGAGNGYWASLLRQRGVTVHAYDRAPWVNLHTEVLVGEARRAADHPEATLLLCWPPYVLPMAAQALAAYQGDTVVYIGEGQGGCTADDAFHAQLAAQWRLVVEQEIPRWDGWHDHLWVYQRQ; encoded by the coding sequence GTGACCACCGCGACCCTCAATCCGTACCTCGAGGAGTTCCTGAAGTTTCAGGAGCTGCAGCGTGAACCCGGCATCCAGCGCGCGCCGCCGCCCCTTGATCACCTCCACGCACGGTGTGAGGCGTCGCCCAGCGCCCGCTCGGCCCTGACCCGGTACAAGGCCTTCATGTCGGGCAATACGCCTTTCCTCGCGGCCACCTTGGCGCGGGAAGTGCTGGTGCGGCTGTACAGCTGGGCGGTCCCGGACGACGCAGCGCTGATCACGATCGCGGCCCAGGGGCCGGTGGTGGAGATCGGGGCGGGCAACGGGTACTGGGCGAGTCTCCTGCGCCAGCGGGGCGTGACGGTGCACGCGTATGACCGTGCGCCCTGGGTAAACCTGCACACGGAGGTCCTGGTGGGGGAGGCGCGCCGGGCGGCTGATCACCCCGAGGCAACGTTGCTGTTGTGCTGGCCTCCATACGTGCTGCCGATGGCCGCGCAGGCGCTGGCGGCCTACCAGGGCGACACGGTGGTGTACATCGGCGAAGGCCAGGGCGGGTGCACGGCGGATGATGCCTTCCACGCGCAGCTGGCGGCACAGTGGCGGTTGGTGGTGGAGCAGGAGATTCCGCGCTGGGACGGCTGGCATGATCACTTGTGGGTGTACCAGCGTCAGTGA
- a CDS encoding MarR family transcriptional regulator, with the protein MTRPNQYPRQADDGLREARLDAIHALARRESVTLPGLCRQMSLSRTVIWSLLQSLLRRGLIQRCGHTDSQGGRPATTFRAVGA; encoded by the coding sequence GTGACGCGCCCCAACCAGTACCCACGCCAGGCCGACGATGGGCTGCGCGAGGCCCGACTTGACGCCATCCATGCCCTGGCCCGCCGTGAGAGCGTCACCCTGCCCGGACTGTGCCGGCAGATGAGCCTGTCCCGCACCGTGATCTGGAGTCTGCTGCAGTCGCTGCTGCGCCGGGGGCTGATCCAGCGCTGCGGCCACACGGACAGCCAGGGTGGGCGCCCCGCCACCACTTTCCGGGCAGTGGGGGCGTGA
- a CDS encoding tyrosine-type recombinase/integrase, producing the protein MTPSDRAASTTAIVLYRQDALAEVRTWGTLTPEARRRACLRALRDRDVAALQDLLIAYLKLKGAKGTRISPQTERSYRSSMKILVQVSERQGLSLVQPGDEFGALFMRALEAEGQRSATVRVRVVAVKHLYRAARWCGLEIPCPWDTARVPYLEDAAIRHPYPEADVRRLLDVPDPRVRAVVLLGAHAGLRAAEMCALEYQDVDFVQAQLVVRHGKGNKSRIVPLTDELATALRALPVKPAGEALLWRSYHKLRERMQEVCTLMQVEWRGLHALRHTAGTELYRATGDLYVTAQLLGHKDIKTTQVYVHMSQQHLRDALRKRAG; encoded by the coding sequence ATGACCCCCTCTGACCGGGCAGCCAGCACGACGGCCATCGTGCTCTACCGCCAGGACGCCCTGGCCGAAGTGCGCACCTGGGGCACGCTGACCCCGGAAGCCCGCCGCCGGGCCTGTCTGCGCGCCCTGCGCGACCGCGACGTGGCGGCCCTGCAGGACCTCCTGATCGCCTATCTGAAACTCAAGGGCGCCAAGGGCACCCGCATCAGTCCGCAGACCGAACGCAGTTACCGCAGCAGCATGAAAATCCTCGTGCAGGTCAGCGAGCGCCAGGGCCTCAGCCTCGTGCAACCCGGCGATGAGTTCGGTGCCCTGTTCATGCGCGCGCTCGAAGCCGAGGGGCAGCGTAGTGCCACCGTCCGCGTACGGGTCGTCGCGGTCAAGCATCTGTACCGCGCGGCCCGGTGGTGTGGGCTGGAAATCCCCTGCCCCTGGGACACCGCCCGCGTGCCGTACCTGGAAGACGCGGCGATTCGCCACCCCTACCCGGAAGCGGACGTGCGCCGGCTGCTGGACGTGCCAGACCCCCGCGTGCGCGCCGTGGTGCTGCTGGGGGCCCACGCGGGCCTGCGCGCGGCAGAGATGTGCGCGCTCGAATACCAGGACGTCGATTTCGTGCAGGCCCAGCTGGTGGTGCGGCATGGCAAAGGCAACAAGAGCCGGATCGTCCCCCTGACCGACGAGCTGGCCACGGCGCTGCGGGCCCTGCCAGTGAAGCCGGCCGGGGAGGCCCTGCTGTGGCGCTCCTACCACAAGCTGCGCGAACGGATGCAGGAGGTCTGCACGCTGATGCAGGTGGAGTGGCGGGGCCTGCACGCGTTGCGGCACACCGCAGGCACGGAACTGTACCGGGCCACGGGCGACCTGTACGTAACCGCACAGCTGCTGGGGCACAAGGACATCAAAACCACGCAGGTGTACGTACACATGAGCCAGCAGCACCTGCGAGACGCGCTGCGCAAGAGGGCCGGCTGA
- a CDS encoding 3'-5' exonuclease family protein: protein MTLTLPNRDAADAFLVLMQNLGLTQAQTFADAESLSPEQQTSLFQAWQAAGLITPLPNFPEVLCPCADEHTLRAEYVRLSGARHCRICLCTDAWGCEEGCSWAGPDLCSSCVPASQAQASRATLARLAASPTLRVLAISTQHYEHAQVIAAVVLDRDGTVLLDEVVRADVRIEHGAQAYHGLTADHLAQGVPFSLVHERLGQLLAPGFDVVCWPASFVQAALNRSARANDLPLLPFTHWQPELQHDLMGPVLGSYSHSRASWFGPSLKEALAGVPLPEGTAPNGTTLGMAQRALAVLRWYGEGHDQAAPSPDDEDLGGHGADQCPVCAQALASCTCGEVWA from the coding sequence ATGACCCTGACCCTCCCGAACCGCGACGCTGCCGACGCCTTCCTGGTCCTCATGCAGAACCTGGGGCTGACCCAGGCGCAGACGTTCGCCGACGCTGAGAGCCTCAGCCCTGAGCAGCAGACCAGCCTGTTCCAGGCCTGGCAGGCGGCCGGCCTGATCACGCCCCTGCCCAACTTTCCCGAGGTGCTCTGCCCCTGCGCCGACGAGCACACCCTGCGCGCCGAGTACGTGCGGCTGAGCGGGGCCCGGCACTGCCGTATCTGCCTGTGCACCGACGCCTGGGGCTGCGAGGAGGGCTGCAGCTGGGCGGGGCCCGACCTGTGCAGCAGCTGCGTGCCCGCCTCACAGGCCCAGGCCAGCCGGGCGACCCTGGCCCGGCTGGCGGCCTCGCCGACCCTGCGCGTGCTGGCGATCAGCACCCAGCATTACGAACACGCCCAGGTCATCGCGGCCGTGGTGCTGGACCGGGACGGGACTGTCCTGCTGGACGAAGTGGTGCGCGCGGACGTGCGCATTGAGCACGGCGCCCAGGCGTACCACGGCCTCACCGCTGATCATCTCGCCCAGGGCGTGCCCTTCAGTCTCGTGCACGAACGGCTGGGCCAGCTGCTGGCCCCTGGGTTCGACGTAGTGTGCTGGCCCGCCTCGTTTGTGCAGGCGGCGCTGAACCGCAGTGCCCGGGCCAACGATCTGCCGCTGCTGCCCTTTACGCACTGGCAGCCCGAGTTGCAGCACGACCTGATGGGGCCGGTGCTGGGCTCGTACAGCCACAGCCGCGCCAGCTGGTTCGGCCCCAGCCTGAAAGAGGCGCTGGCCGGTGTGCCGCTGCCGGAGGGCACCGCGCCGAACGGCACCACCCTCGGCATGGCGCAGCGGGCGCTGGCGGTCTTGCGCTGGTACGGCGAGGGCCATGATCAGGCGGCGCCGAGCCCGGATGACGAGGACCTGGGCGGCCACGGGGCGGACCAGTGCCCAGTCTGTGCCCAGGCGCTGGCCAGCTGCACCTGTGGGGAGGTCTGGGCGTGA
- a CDS encoding tyrosine-type recombinase/integrase, which yields MTLALMAHNLDLQARADRIARLEPDALKREAVRAARDVDRDALWAILEAYLVNQGGRGARVSDHTLIAYRTGLGVFLDWAVPASVSLLRPAASDGFRYARHLEAQKLAPASVRVRLAAARNLFAALRWSGATQASPFTDVKTPTDPVPRWEKRKPYSDEDLAALLAVCGMQEAVIILLGAHCGLRNNEMLTLRRGDVHLDAREPYVTVEGKGGKRQDVPLSRTATAALRTWLVATPHAKEFVLAIRTRRGVEKAVKRLCAAAGVQYGGREVHGLRHSAGTRMYVATQDLIEVRDLLRHRGISTTEVYVNYARAGKKKANADW from the coding sequence ATGACACTGGCGCTGATGGCCCACAACCTGGACCTGCAGGCCCGTGCCGATCGGATCGCCCGCCTGGAACCGGACGCCCTGAAGCGCGAGGCCGTGCGCGCCGCCCGCGACGTGGACCGTGACGCCCTGTGGGCGATCCTGGAGGCATACCTAGTCAACCAAGGTGGCCGGGGCGCCCGCGTGAGCGACCACACCCTGATCGCCTACCGCACGGGCCTGGGCGTGTTCCTGGACTGGGCCGTGCCGGCCAGCGTCAGCCTGCTGCGGCCAGCTGCGAGTGACGGCTTCCGGTACGCCCGCCACCTGGAGGCACAGAAGCTGGCCCCCGCCAGCGTGCGGGTGCGCCTCGCGGCCGCGCGCAACCTGTTCGCCGCCCTGCGCTGGTCAGGCGCCACGCAGGCCTCGCCCTTCACGGACGTGAAAACCCCCACCGACCCGGTGCCCCGGTGGGAGAAGCGCAAGCCCTACAGCGACGAGGACCTCGCCGCGCTGCTCGCGGTCTGCGGGATGCAGGAGGCCGTGATCATCCTGCTGGGGGCCCACTGCGGCCTGCGGAACAACGAGATGCTGACCCTGCGGCGCGGGGACGTACATTTGGACGCGCGGGAGCCGTACGTCACCGTGGAGGGCAAGGGGGGCAAGCGGCAGGACGTGCCGCTGTCACGGACGGCCACTGCCGCCCTGCGCACCTGGCTGGTCGCCACGCCTCACGCCAAGGAGTTCGTACTGGCCATTCGCACGCGCCGGGGCGTGGAGAAGGCGGTCAAGCGCCTGTGCGCGGCCGCAGGCGTGCAGTACGGGGGGCGGGAGGTGCACGGCCTGCGGCACTCGGCGGGCACCCGCATGTATGTGGCGACGCAGGACCTGATAGAGGTGCGCGATCTGCTGCGCCACCGGGGCATCAGCACCACCGAGGTGTACGTGAATTACGCCCGCGCAGGCAAGAAGAAAGCGAACGCCGACTGGTAA
- a CDS encoding helix-turn-helix domain-containing protein, which translates to MENTAHLRVERRINPGKLIAARLGKGIQTQREMASLIGMTRTNYSTWEKSPPERYPFRHVNALLTVLNKTWEDISDPIT; encoded by the coding sequence ATGGAGAACACCGCGCACTTGCGGGTCGAGCGGCGGATCAACCCTGGCAAGCTCATCGCTGCACGGCTGGGCAAAGGCATTCAGACCCAGCGTGAAATGGCGAGCCTGATCGGCATGACCCGAACGAACTACAGCACTTGGGAGAAGTCACCCCCTGAGCGGTATCCGTTCCGGCATGTCAACGCGCTTCTGACCGTGCTGAACAAAACCTGGGAGGACATCAGCGACCCGATTACCTGA